In one window of Solanum pennellii chromosome 2, SPENNV200 DNA:
- the LOC107012020 gene encoding uncharacterized protein LOC107012020 isoform X8 — protein sequence MGAKDLERKLKKKKIKDGESQTMNSNSVQNGILLLDESNNAAGEKKKSKSSKQKRKNNALAESGGVNQSNEIEDEIGRDNTISSEPDNQETRKSKRKKRKSDKKAGKAEVDSVPKRQRGNLKVTDDIVEKDHPLSIPKDDFPVDREQVQEEEIYELSSGDEDYSKGMRKWVANYYQNRPGLDVLQERIDEFIIDYEAKKEQEKKEKEALAAEGGWTVVVHHKGRKKTTDSETGIAVGSVSQAAVMDNVAKKKNKDVGLDFYRFQKREAKRNEIMVLQSKFEQDKKRIQQLRAARKFRPY from the exons ATGGGAGCTAAGGACTTGGAGAGGAAgctgaagaaaaagaagattaaaGATGGAGAATCACAAACAATGAACTCTAACTCTGTTCAAAATGGTATATTATTGTTGG ATGAATCAAATAATGCAGCTggggaaaagaaaaagagcaaATCATCAAAGCAGAAGAGGAAAAATAACGCACTTGCTGAGAGTGGTGGAGTTAATCAATCTAATGAAATAGAGGACGAAATTGGCCGAGATAATACCATATCAAGTGAGCCTGATAATCAGGAGACAAGAAAATccaagagaaagaagagaaaaagtgACAAGAAAGCTGGCAAAGCTGAAGTTGACAGTGTCCCCAAACGACAAAGAG GCAATTTAAAAGTGACCGATGACATTGTAGAGAAGGATCATCCATTATCAATACCTAAGGATGATTTTCCAGTGGACAGAGAACAAGTtcaagaagaagagatttatgaACTATCTTCAGGGGATGAGGATTACTCCAAAGGAATGAGAA AATGGGTTGCTAATTATTATCAGAATAGGCCAGGGTTAGATGTGTTGCAAGAAAGGATTGATGAGTTTATAATTGACTACGAGGCGAAAAAGGAACAG gaaaagaaagaaaaagaagcgCTTGCTGCTGAAGGTGGATGGACTGTTGTTGTACATCACAAAGGCAGGAAAAAGACCACAGATTCTGAAACTGGAATCGCAGTGGGTTCTGTTTCTCAGGCTGCAGTTATGGATAATGTGgccaagaagaaaaataaagacgTGGGATTAGATTTCTACCGGTTTCAGAAAAGAGAAGCAAAGAGAAACG AGATCATGGTGCTGCAGAGCAAGTTTGAGCAGGACAAGAAGCGGATACAACAGTTGAGGGCTGCAAGGAAGTTTCGACCTTACTGA
- the LOC107012020 gene encoding uncharacterized protein LOC107012020 isoform X9: MGAKDLERKLKKKKIKDGESQTMNSNSVQNDESNNAAGEKKKSKSSKQKRKNNALAESGGVNQSNEIEDEIGRDNTISSEPDNQETRKSKRKKRKSDKKAGKAEVDSVPKRQRGNLKVTDDIVEKDHPLSIPKDDFPVDREQVQEEEIYELSSGDEDYSKGMRKWVANYYQNRPGLDVLQERIDEFIIDYEAKKEQEKKEKEALAAEGGWTVVVHHKGRKKTTDSETGIAVGSVSQAAVMDNVAKKKNKDVGLDFYRFQKREAKRNEIMVLQSKFEQDKKRIQQLRAARKFRPY; this comes from the exons ATGGGAGCTAAGGACTTGGAGAGGAAgctgaagaaaaagaagattaaaGATGGAGAATCACAAACAATGAACTCTAACTCTGTTCAAAATG ATGAATCAAATAATGCAGCTggggaaaagaaaaagagcaaATCATCAAAGCAGAAGAGGAAAAATAACGCACTTGCTGAGAGTGGTGGAGTTAATCAATCTAATGAAATAGAGGACGAAATTGGCCGAGATAATACCATATCAAGTGAGCCTGATAATCAGGAGACAAGAAAATccaagagaaagaagagaaaaagtgACAAGAAAGCTGGCAAAGCTGAAGTTGACAGTGTCCCCAAACGACAAAGAG GCAATTTAAAAGTGACCGATGACATTGTAGAGAAGGATCATCCATTATCAATACCTAAGGATGATTTTCCAGTGGACAGAGAACAAGTtcaagaagaagagatttatgaACTATCTTCAGGGGATGAGGATTACTCCAAAGGAATGAGAA AATGGGTTGCTAATTATTATCAGAATAGGCCAGGGTTAGATGTGTTGCAAGAAAGGATTGATGAGTTTATAATTGACTACGAGGCGAAAAAGGAACAG gaaaagaaagaaaaagaagcgCTTGCTGCTGAAGGTGGATGGACTGTTGTTGTACATCACAAAGGCAGGAAAAAGACCACAGATTCTGAAACTGGAATCGCAGTGGGTTCTGTTTCTCAGGCTGCAGTTATGGATAATGTGgccaagaagaaaaataaagacgTGGGATTAGATTTCTACCGGTTTCAGAAAAGAGAAGCAAAGAGAAACG AGATCATGGTGCTGCAGAGCAAGTTTGAGCAGGACAAGAAGCGGATACAACAGTTGAGGGCTGCAAGGAAGTTTCGACCTTACTGA
- the LOC107012020 gene encoding uncharacterized protein LOC107012020 isoform X1, producing MGAKDLERKLKKKKIKDGESQTMNSNSVQNGILLLEENFPKVTKEKKRNKKNLNMQSRRSKDDIDECHITYHNADESNNAAGEKKKSKSSKQKRKNNALAESGGVNQSNEIEDEIGRDNTISSEPDNQETRKSKRKKRKSDKKAGKAEVDSVPKRQRGNLKVTDDIVEKDHPLSIPKDDFPVDREQVQEEEIYELSSGDEDYSKGMRKWVANYYQNRPGLDVLQERIDEFIIDYEAKKEQEKKEKEALAAEGGWTVVVHHKGRKKTTDSETGIAVGSVSQAAVMDNVAKKKNKDVGLDFYRFQKREAKRNEIMVLQSKFEQDKKRIQQLRAARKFRPY from the exons ATGGGAGCTAAGGACTTGGAGAGGAAgctgaagaaaaagaagattaaaGATGGAGAATCACAAACAATGAACTCTAACTCTGTTCAAAATGGTATATTATTGTTGG AGGAAAATTTTCCCAAGGTaaccaaagaaaagaaaaggaacaaGAAGAACTTGAATATGCAAAGTAGAAGAAGCAAAGATGATATAGATGAATGTCATATCACATATCATAATG CAGATGAATCAAATAATGCAGCTggggaaaagaaaaagagcaaATCATCAAAGCAGAAGAGGAAAAATAACGCACTTGCTGAGAGTGGTGGAGTTAATCAATCTAATGAAATAGAGGACGAAATTGGCCGAGATAATACCATATCAAGTGAGCCTGATAATCAGGAGACAAGAAAATccaagagaaagaagagaaaaagtgACAAGAAAGCTGGCAAAGCTGAAGTTGACAGTGTCCCCAAACGACAAAGAG GCAATTTAAAAGTGACCGATGACATTGTAGAGAAGGATCATCCATTATCAATACCTAAGGATGATTTTCCAGTGGACAGAGAACAAGTtcaagaagaagagatttatgaACTATCTTCAGGGGATGAGGATTACTCCAAAGGAATGAGAA AATGGGTTGCTAATTATTATCAGAATAGGCCAGGGTTAGATGTGTTGCAAGAAAGGATTGATGAGTTTATAATTGACTACGAGGCGAAAAAGGAACAG gaaaagaaagaaaaagaagcgCTTGCTGCTGAAGGTGGATGGACTGTTGTTGTACATCACAAAGGCAGGAAAAAGACCACAGATTCTGAAACTGGAATCGCAGTGGGTTCTGTTTCTCAGGCTGCAGTTATGGATAATGTGgccaagaagaaaaataaagacgTGGGATTAGATTTCTACCGGTTTCAGAAAAGAGAAGCAAAGAGAAACG AGATCATGGTGCTGCAGAGCAAGTTTGAGCAGGACAAGAAGCGGATACAACAGTTGAGGGCTGCAAGGAAGTTTCGACCTTACTGA
- the LOC107012020 gene encoding uncharacterized protein LOC107012020 isoform X7, which yields MGAKDLERKLKKKKIKDGESQTMNSNSVQNGILLLADESNNAAGEKKKSKSSKQKRKNNALAESGGVNQSNEIEDEIGRDNTISSEPDNQETRKSKRKKRKSDKKAGKAEVDSVPKRQRGNLKVTDDIVEKDHPLSIPKDDFPVDREQVQEEEIYELSSGDEDYSKGMRKWVANYYQNRPGLDVLQERIDEFIIDYEAKKEQEKKEKEALAAEGGWTVVVHHKGRKKTTDSETGIAVGSVSQAAVMDNVAKKKNKDVGLDFYRFQKREAKRNEIMVLQSKFEQDKKRIQQLRAARKFRPY from the exons ATGGGAGCTAAGGACTTGGAGAGGAAgctgaagaaaaagaagattaaaGATGGAGAATCACAAACAATGAACTCTAACTCTGTTCAAAATGGTATATTATTGTTGG CAGATGAATCAAATAATGCAGCTggggaaaagaaaaagagcaaATCATCAAAGCAGAAGAGGAAAAATAACGCACTTGCTGAGAGTGGTGGAGTTAATCAATCTAATGAAATAGAGGACGAAATTGGCCGAGATAATACCATATCAAGTGAGCCTGATAATCAGGAGACAAGAAAATccaagagaaagaagagaaaaagtgACAAGAAAGCTGGCAAAGCTGAAGTTGACAGTGTCCCCAAACGACAAAGAG GCAATTTAAAAGTGACCGATGACATTGTAGAGAAGGATCATCCATTATCAATACCTAAGGATGATTTTCCAGTGGACAGAGAACAAGTtcaagaagaagagatttatgaACTATCTTCAGGGGATGAGGATTACTCCAAAGGAATGAGAA AATGGGTTGCTAATTATTATCAGAATAGGCCAGGGTTAGATGTGTTGCAAGAAAGGATTGATGAGTTTATAATTGACTACGAGGCGAAAAAGGAACAG gaaaagaaagaaaaagaagcgCTTGCTGCTGAAGGTGGATGGACTGTTGTTGTACATCACAAAGGCAGGAAAAAGACCACAGATTCTGAAACTGGAATCGCAGTGGGTTCTGTTTCTCAGGCTGCAGTTATGGATAATGTGgccaagaagaaaaataaagacgTGGGATTAGATTTCTACCGGTTTCAGAAAAGAGAAGCAAAGAGAAACG AGATCATGGTGCTGCAGAGCAAGTTTGAGCAGGACAAGAAGCGGATACAACAGTTGAGGGCTGCAAGGAAGTTTCGACCTTACTGA
- the LOC107012020 gene encoding uncharacterized protein LOC107012020 isoform X5: protein MGAKDLERKLKKKKIKDGESQTMNSNSVQNGILLLEENFPKVTKEKKRNKKNLNMQSRRSKDDIDECHITYHNAGEKKKSKSSKQKRKNNALAESGGVNQSNEIEDEIGRDNTISSEPDNQETRKSKRKKRKSDKKAGKAEVDSVPKRQRGNLKVTDDIVEKDHPLSIPKDDFPVDREQVQEEEIYELSSGDEDYSKGMRKWVANYYQNRPGLDVLQERIDEFIIDYEAKKEQEKKEKEALAAEGGWTVVVHHKGRKKTTDSETGIAVGSVSQAAVMDNVAKKKNKDVGLDFYRFQKREAKRNEIMVLQSKFEQDKKRIQQLRAARKFRPY from the exons ATGGGAGCTAAGGACTTGGAGAGGAAgctgaagaaaaagaagattaaaGATGGAGAATCACAAACAATGAACTCTAACTCTGTTCAAAATGGTATATTATTGTTGG AGGAAAATTTTCCCAAGGTaaccaaagaaaagaaaaggaacaaGAAGAACTTGAATATGCAAAGTAGAAGAAGCAAAGATGATATAGATGAATGTCATATCACATATCATAATG CTggggaaaagaaaaagagcaaATCATCAAAGCAGAAGAGGAAAAATAACGCACTTGCTGAGAGTGGTGGAGTTAATCAATCTAATGAAATAGAGGACGAAATTGGCCGAGATAATACCATATCAAGTGAGCCTGATAATCAGGAGACAAGAAAATccaagagaaagaagagaaaaagtgACAAGAAAGCTGGCAAAGCTGAAGTTGACAGTGTCCCCAAACGACAAAGAG GCAATTTAAAAGTGACCGATGACATTGTAGAGAAGGATCATCCATTATCAATACCTAAGGATGATTTTCCAGTGGACAGAGAACAAGTtcaagaagaagagatttatgaACTATCTTCAGGGGATGAGGATTACTCCAAAGGAATGAGAA AATGGGTTGCTAATTATTATCAGAATAGGCCAGGGTTAGATGTGTTGCAAGAAAGGATTGATGAGTTTATAATTGACTACGAGGCGAAAAAGGAACAG gaaaagaaagaaaaagaagcgCTTGCTGCTGAAGGTGGATGGACTGTTGTTGTACATCACAAAGGCAGGAAAAAGACCACAGATTCTGAAACTGGAATCGCAGTGGGTTCTGTTTCTCAGGCTGCAGTTATGGATAATGTGgccaagaagaaaaataaagacgTGGGATTAGATTTCTACCGGTTTCAGAAAAGAGAAGCAAAGAGAAACG AGATCATGGTGCTGCAGAGCAAGTTTGAGCAGGACAAGAAGCGGATACAACAGTTGAGGGCTGCAAGGAAGTTTCGACCTTACTGA
- the LOC107012020 gene encoding uncharacterized protein LOC107012020 isoform X2: MGAKDLERKLKKKKIKDGESQTMNSNSVQNGILLLEENFPKVTKEKKRNKKNLNMQSRRSKDDIDECHITYHNDESNNAAGEKKKSKSSKQKRKNNALAESGGVNQSNEIEDEIGRDNTISSEPDNQETRKSKRKKRKSDKKAGKAEVDSVPKRQRGNLKVTDDIVEKDHPLSIPKDDFPVDREQVQEEEIYELSSGDEDYSKGMRKWVANYYQNRPGLDVLQERIDEFIIDYEAKKEQEKKEKEALAAEGGWTVVVHHKGRKKTTDSETGIAVGSVSQAAVMDNVAKKKNKDVGLDFYRFQKREAKRNEIMVLQSKFEQDKKRIQQLRAARKFRPY, from the exons ATGGGAGCTAAGGACTTGGAGAGGAAgctgaagaaaaagaagattaaaGATGGAGAATCACAAACAATGAACTCTAACTCTGTTCAAAATGGTATATTATTGTTGG AGGAAAATTTTCCCAAGGTaaccaaagaaaagaaaaggaacaaGAAGAACTTGAATATGCAAAGTAGAAGAAGCAAAGATGATATAGATGAATGTCATATCACATATCATAATG ATGAATCAAATAATGCAGCTggggaaaagaaaaagagcaaATCATCAAAGCAGAAGAGGAAAAATAACGCACTTGCTGAGAGTGGTGGAGTTAATCAATCTAATGAAATAGAGGACGAAATTGGCCGAGATAATACCATATCAAGTGAGCCTGATAATCAGGAGACAAGAAAATccaagagaaagaagagaaaaagtgACAAGAAAGCTGGCAAAGCTGAAGTTGACAGTGTCCCCAAACGACAAAGAG GCAATTTAAAAGTGACCGATGACATTGTAGAGAAGGATCATCCATTATCAATACCTAAGGATGATTTTCCAGTGGACAGAGAACAAGTtcaagaagaagagatttatgaACTATCTTCAGGGGATGAGGATTACTCCAAAGGAATGAGAA AATGGGTTGCTAATTATTATCAGAATAGGCCAGGGTTAGATGTGTTGCAAGAAAGGATTGATGAGTTTATAATTGACTACGAGGCGAAAAAGGAACAG gaaaagaaagaaaaagaagcgCTTGCTGCTGAAGGTGGATGGACTGTTGTTGTACATCACAAAGGCAGGAAAAAGACCACAGATTCTGAAACTGGAATCGCAGTGGGTTCTGTTTCTCAGGCTGCAGTTATGGATAATGTGgccaagaagaaaaataaagacgTGGGATTAGATTTCTACCGGTTTCAGAAAAGAGAAGCAAAGAGAAACG AGATCATGGTGCTGCAGAGCAAGTTTGAGCAGGACAAGAAGCGGATACAACAGTTGAGGGCTGCAAGGAAGTTTCGACCTTACTGA
- the LOC107012020 gene encoding uncharacterized protein LOC107012020 isoform X6 produces the protein MGAKDLERKLKKKKIKDGESQTMNSNSVQNEENFPKVTKEKKRNKKNLNMQSRRSKDDIDECHITYHNAGEKKKSKSSKQKRKNNALAESGGVNQSNEIEDEIGRDNTISSEPDNQETRKSKRKKRKSDKKAGKAEVDSVPKRQRGNLKVTDDIVEKDHPLSIPKDDFPVDREQVQEEEIYELSSGDEDYSKGMRKWVANYYQNRPGLDVLQERIDEFIIDYEAKKEQEKKEKEALAAEGGWTVVVHHKGRKKTTDSETGIAVGSVSQAAVMDNVAKKKNKDVGLDFYRFQKREAKRNEIMVLQSKFEQDKKRIQQLRAARKFRPY, from the exons ATGGGAGCTAAGGACTTGGAGAGGAAgctgaagaaaaagaagattaaaGATGGAGAATCACAAACAATGAACTCTAACTCTGTTCAAAATG AGGAAAATTTTCCCAAGGTaaccaaagaaaagaaaaggaacaaGAAGAACTTGAATATGCAAAGTAGAAGAAGCAAAGATGATATAGATGAATGTCATATCACATATCATAATG CTggggaaaagaaaaagagcaaATCATCAAAGCAGAAGAGGAAAAATAACGCACTTGCTGAGAGTGGTGGAGTTAATCAATCTAATGAAATAGAGGACGAAATTGGCCGAGATAATACCATATCAAGTGAGCCTGATAATCAGGAGACAAGAAAATccaagagaaagaagagaaaaagtgACAAGAAAGCTGGCAAAGCTGAAGTTGACAGTGTCCCCAAACGACAAAGAG GCAATTTAAAAGTGACCGATGACATTGTAGAGAAGGATCATCCATTATCAATACCTAAGGATGATTTTCCAGTGGACAGAGAACAAGTtcaagaagaagagatttatgaACTATCTTCAGGGGATGAGGATTACTCCAAAGGAATGAGAA AATGGGTTGCTAATTATTATCAGAATAGGCCAGGGTTAGATGTGTTGCAAGAAAGGATTGATGAGTTTATAATTGACTACGAGGCGAAAAAGGAACAG gaaaagaaagaaaaagaagcgCTTGCTGCTGAAGGTGGATGGACTGTTGTTGTACATCACAAAGGCAGGAAAAAGACCACAGATTCTGAAACTGGAATCGCAGTGGGTTCTGTTTCTCAGGCTGCAGTTATGGATAATGTGgccaagaagaaaaataaagacgTGGGATTAGATTTCTACCGGTTTCAGAAAAGAGAAGCAAAGAGAAACG AGATCATGGTGCTGCAGAGCAAGTTTGAGCAGGACAAGAAGCGGATACAACAGTTGAGGGCTGCAAGGAAGTTTCGACCTTACTGA
- the LOC107012020 gene encoding uncharacterized protein LOC107012020 isoform X11 has translation MGAKDLERKLKKKKIKDGESQTMNSNSVQNAGEKKKSKSSKQKRKNNALAESGGVNQSNEIEDEIGRDNTISSEPDNQETRKSKRKKRKSDKKAGKAEVDSVPKRQRGNLKVTDDIVEKDHPLSIPKDDFPVDREQVQEEEIYELSSGDEDYSKGMRKWVANYYQNRPGLDVLQERIDEFIIDYEAKKEQEKKEKEALAAEGGWTVVVHHKGRKKTTDSETGIAVGSVSQAAVMDNVAKKKNKDVGLDFYRFQKREAKRNEIMVLQSKFEQDKKRIQQLRAARKFRPY, from the exons ATGGGAGCTAAGGACTTGGAGAGGAAgctgaagaaaaagaagattaaaGATGGAGAATCACAAACAATGAACTCTAACTCTGTTCAAAATG CTggggaaaagaaaaagagcaaATCATCAAAGCAGAAGAGGAAAAATAACGCACTTGCTGAGAGTGGTGGAGTTAATCAATCTAATGAAATAGAGGACGAAATTGGCCGAGATAATACCATATCAAGTGAGCCTGATAATCAGGAGACAAGAAAATccaagagaaagaagagaaaaagtgACAAGAAAGCTGGCAAAGCTGAAGTTGACAGTGTCCCCAAACGACAAAGAG GCAATTTAAAAGTGACCGATGACATTGTAGAGAAGGATCATCCATTATCAATACCTAAGGATGATTTTCCAGTGGACAGAGAACAAGTtcaagaagaagagatttatgaACTATCTTCAGGGGATGAGGATTACTCCAAAGGAATGAGAA AATGGGTTGCTAATTATTATCAGAATAGGCCAGGGTTAGATGTGTTGCAAGAAAGGATTGATGAGTTTATAATTGACTACGAGGCGAAAAAGGAACAG gaaaagaaagaaaaagaagcgCTTGCTGCTGAAGGTGGATGGACTGTTGTTGTACATCACAAAGGCAGGAAAAAGACCACAGATTCTGAAACTGGAATCGCAGTGGGTTCTGTTTCTCAGGCTGCAGTTATGGATAATGTGgccaagaagaaaaataaagacgTGGGATTAGATTTCTACCGGTTTCAGAAAAGAGAAGCAAAGAGAAACG AGATCATGGTGCTGCAGAGCAAGTTTGAGCAGGACAAGAAGCGGATACAACAGTTGAGGGCTGCAAGGAAGTTTCGACCTTACTGA
- the LOC107012020 gene encoding uncharacterized protein LOC107012020 isoform X4 gives MGAKDLERKLKKKKIKDGESQTMNSNSVQNEENFPKVTKEKKRNKKNLNMQSRRSKDDIDECHITYHNDESNNAAGEKKKSKSSKQKRKNNALAESGGVNQSNEIEDEIGRDNTISSEPDNQETRKSKRKKRKSDKKAGKAEVDSVPKRQRGNLKVTDDIVEKDHPLSIPKDDFPVDREQVQEEEIYELSSGDEDYSKGMRKWVANYYQNRPGLDVLQERIDEFIIDYEAKKEQEKKEKEALAAEGGWTVVVHHKGRKKTTDSETGIAVGSVSQAAVMDNVAKKKNKDVGLDFYRFQKREAKRNEIMVLQSKFEQDKKRIQQLRAARKFRPY, from the exons ATGGGAGCTAAGGACTTGGAGAGGAAgctgaagaaaaagaagattaaaGATGGAGAATCACAAACAATGAACTCTAACTCTGTTCAAAATG AGGAAAATTTTCCCAAGGTaaccaaagaaaagaaaaggaacaaGAAGAACTTGAATATGCAAAGTAGAAGAAGCAAAGATGATATAGATGAATGTCATATCACATATCATAATG ATGAATCAAATAATGCAGCTggggaaaagaaaaagagcaaATCATCAAAGCAGAAGAGGAAAAATAACGCACTTGCTGAGAGTGGTGGAGTTAATCAATCTAATGAAATAGAGGACGAAATTGGCCGAGATAATACCATATCAAGTGAGCCTGATAATCAGGAGACAAGAAAATccaagagaaagaagagaaaaagtgACAAGAAAGCTGGCAAAGCTGAAGTTGACAGTGTCCCCAAACGACAAAGAG GCAATTTAAAAGTGACCGATGACATTGTAGAGAAGGATCATCCATTATCAATACCTAAGGATGATTTTCCAGTGGACAGAGAACAAGTtcaagaagaagagatttatgaACTATCTTCAGGGGATGAGGATTACTCCAAAGGAATGAGAA AATGGGTTGCTAATTATTATCAGAATAGGCCAGGGTTAGATGTGTTGCAAGAAAGGATTGATGAGTTTATAATTGACTACGAGGCGAAAAAGGAACAG gaaaagaaagaaaaagaagcgCTTGCTGCTGAAGGTGGATGGACTGTTGTTGTACATCACAAAGGCAGGAAAAAGACCACAGATTCTGAAACTGGAATCGCAGTGGGTTCTGTTTCTCAGGCTGCAGTTATGGATAATGTGgccaagaagaaaaataaagacgTGGGATTAGATTTCTACCGGTTTCAGAAAAGAGAAGCAAAGAGAAACG AGATCATGGTGCTGCAGAGCAAGTTTGAGCAGGACAAGAAGCGGATACAACAGTTGAGGGCTGCAAGGAAGTTTCGACCTTACTGA
- the LOC107012020 gene encoding uncharacterized protein LOC107012020 isoform X3: MGAKDLERKLKKKKIKDGESQTMNSNSVQNEENFPKVTKEKKRNKKNLNMQSRRSKDDIDECHITYHNADESNNAAGEKKKSKSSKQKRKNNALAESGGVNQSNEIEDEIGRDNTISSEPDNQETRKSKRKKRKSDKKAGKAEVDSVPKRQRGNLKVTDDIVEKDHPLSIPKDDFPVDREQVQEEEIYELSSGDEDYSKGMRKWVANYYQNRPGLDVLQERIDEFIIDYEAKKEQEKKEKEALAAEGGWTVVVHHKGRKKTTDSETGIAVGSVSQAAVMDNVAKKKNKDVGLDFYRFQKREAKRNEIMVLQSKFEQDKKRIQQLRAARKFRPY; encoded by the exons ATGGGAGCTAAGGACTTGGAGAGGAAgctgaagaaaaagaagattaaaGATGGAGAATCACAAACAATGAACTCTAACTCTGTTCAAAATG AGGAAAATTTTCCCAAGGTaaccaaagaaaagaaaaggaacaaGAAGAACTTGAATATGCAAAGTAGAAGAAGCAAAGATGATATAGATGAATGTCATATCACATATCATAATG CAGATGAATCAAATAATGCAGCTggggaaaagaaaaagagcaaATCATCAAAGCAGAAGAGGAAAAATAACGCACTTGCTGAGAGTGGTGGAGTTAATCAATCTAATGAAATAGAGGACGAAATTGGCCGAGATAATACCATATCAAGTGAGCCTGATAATCAGGAGACAAGAAAATccaagagaaagaagagaaaaagtgACAAGAAAGCTGGCAAAGCTGAAGTTGACAGTGTCCCCAAACGACAAAGAG GCAATTTAAAAGTGACCGATGACATTGTAGAGAAGGATCATCCATTATCAATACCTAAGGATGATTTTCCAGTGGACAGAGAACAAGTtcaagaagaagagatttatgaACTATCTTCAGGGGATGAGGATTACTCCAAAGGAATGAGAA AATGGGTTGCTAATTATTATCAGAATAGGCCAGGGTTAGATGTGTTGCAAGAAAGGATTGATGAGTTTATAATTGACTACGAGGCGAAAAAGGAACAG gaaaagaaagaaaaagaagcgCTTGCTGCTGAAGGTGGATGGACTGTTGTTGTACATCACAAAGGCAGGAAAAAGACCACAGATTCTGAAACTGGAATCGCAGTGGGTTCTGTTTCTCAGGCTGCAGTTATGGATAATGTGgccaagaagaaaaataaagacgTGGGATTAGATTTCTACCGGTTTCAGAAAAGAGAAGCAAAGAGAAACG AGATCATGGTGCTGCAGAGCAAGTTTGAGCAGGACAAGAAGCGGATACAACAGTTGAGGGCTGCAAGGAAGTTTCGACCTTACTGA
- the LOC107012020 gene encoding uncharacterized protein LOC107012020 isoform X10 yields the protein MGAKDLERKLKKKKIKDGESQTMNSNSVQNGILLLAGEKKKSKSSKQKRKNNALAESGGVNQSNEIEDEIGRDNTISSEPDNQETRKSKRKKRKSDKKAGKAEVDSVPKRQRGNLKVTDDIVEKDHPLSIPKDDFPVDREQVQEEEIYELSSGDEDYSKGMRKWVANYYQNRPGLDVLQERIDEFIIDYEAKKEQEKKEKEALAAEGGWTVVVHHKGRKKTTDSETGIAVGSVSQAAVMDNVAKKKNKDVGLDFYRFQKREAKRNEIMVLQSKFEQDKKRIQQLRAARKFRPY from the exons ATGGGAGCTAAGGACTTGGAGAGGAAgctgaagaaaaagaagattaaaGATGGAGAATCACAAACAATGAACTCTAACTCTGTTCAAAATGGTATATTATTGTTGG CTggggaaaagaaaaagagcaaATCATCAAAGCAGAAGAGGAAAAATAACGCACTTGCTGAGAGTGGTGGAGTTAATCAATCTAATGAAATAGAGGACGAAATTGGCCGAGATAATACCATATCAAGTGAGCCTGATAATCAGGAGACAAGAAAATccaagagaaagaagagaaaaagtgACAAGAAAGCTGGCAAAGCTGAAGTTGACAGTGTCCCCAAACGACAAAGAG GCAATTTAAAAGTGACCGATGACATTGTAGAGAAGGATCATCCATTATCAATACCTAAGGATGATTTTCCAGTGGACAGAGAACAAGTtcaagaagaagagatttatgaACTATCTTCAGGGGATGAGGATTACTCCAAAGGAATGAGAA AATGGGTTGCTAATTATTATCAGAATAGGCCAGGGTTAGATGTGTTGCAAGAAAGGATTGATGAGTTTATAATTGACTACGAGGCGAAAAAGGAACAG gaaaagaaagaaaaagaagcgCTTGCTGCTGAAGGTGGATGGACTGTTGTTGTACATCACAAAGGCAGGAAAAAGACCACAGATTCTGAAACTGGAATCGCAGTGGGTTCTGTTTCTCAGGCTGCAGTTATGGATAATGTGgccaagaagaaaaataaagacgTGGGATTAGATTTCTACCGGTTTCAGAAAAGAGAAGCAAAGAGAAACG AGATCATGGTGCTGCAGAGCAAGTTTGAGCAGGACAAGAAGCGGATACAACAGTTGAGGGCTGCAAGGAAGTTTCGACCTTACTGA